One window of Halovulum dunhuangense genomic DNA carries:
- a CDS encoding pseudouridine synthase — MRGSRSGARPGGSRLILFNKPFGVVSQFSAGASPDRKDTLGGWIDCPGVYPAGRLDKDSEGLLLLTDDGPLQARIAEPRFKLPKTYLVQVEGDPSEDDLEPLRGGIRLKDGLTRPAAVERICAPDLWPRDPPVRFRKSVPDCWLRLTLREGRNRQVRRMTAAIGCPTLRLVRWRIGPWSLDGLARGDCMSIPARHARTELGRNARIEL, encoded by the coding sequence ATGCGGGGCAGTCGATCCGGGGCGCGCCCCGGAGGTTCGCGGCTGATCCTTTTCAACAAGCCGTTCGGCGTGGTGTCGCAGTTCAGCGCGGGCGCATCGCCGGATCGGAAGGACACTCTCGGCGGATGGATCGACTGCCCCGGGGTGTATCCGGCGGGGCGTCTCGACAAGGACAGCGAGGGGCTGCTTCTGCTGACCGACGACGGCCCGCTACAGGCGCGGATCGCCGAGCCGCGCTTCAAGCTTCCGAAGACCTACCTGGTTCAGGTCGAAGGCGACCCATCCGAGGACGACCTGGAGCCGCTTCGCGGCGGCATCAGGCTGAAGGACGGCCTGACCCGCCCGGCCGCGGTCGAGCGCATCTGCGCGCCCGACCTGTGGCCGCGTGATCCCCCGGTCCGGTTCCGCAAGAGCGTGCCCGATTGCTGGCTGCGCCTGACCTTGCGCGAGGGGCGCAACCGCCAGGTGCGGCGGATGACGGCTGCGATCGGTTGCCCGACGCTACGGCTCGTGCGGTGGCGTATCGGGCCCTGGTCGCTCGATGGGCTTGCGCGGGGGGATTGCATGTCGATCCCGGCGCGCCATGCCCGCACCGAACTGGGGCGGAACGCGAGGATTGAGCTTTGA
- a CDS encoding spermidine synthase, whose translation MSHLFEELDYCPTPIGALSLRRRRDLRLGVDVWEIMLGQRFLMSSHFTASEVALGRVGVEACAGDAIDVVVGGLGLGYTAEAVLADTRVANLLVVEYLAPVIEWHETGILPLGTMLADDPRCRLVEGDFFAGAQGEGFDPDRPGRRFDAILADIDHAPDHLLDQRSDSFYQVDGLRALARHLKPGGIFGLWSNEAAEERFLDRLGAVFAEAWAEPVTFDNPLTGQPFTQTVYLARAGTA comes from the coding sequence ATGAGCCATTTGTTCGAAGAACTCGATTACTGCCCGACCCCGATCGGCGCACTCAGCCTGCGCCGCCGCCGCGATCTGCGGCTGGGCGTGGACGTCTGGGAAATCATGCTCGGCCAGCGGTTCCTGATGTCGAGCCATTTCACCGCGTCCGAGGTTGCGCTCGGGCGGGTGGGTGTCGAGGCCTGCGCGGGCGATGCGATCGACGTCGTGGTGGGCGGGCTCGGGCTAGGCTATACCGCCGAGGCCGTTCTGGCCGACACGCGGGTCGCGAACCTGCTGGTGGTCGAATACCTCGCGCCCGTGATCGAGTGGCACGAAACCGGCATTCTTCCCCTTGGAACGATGCTTGCCGACGACCCGCGGTGCCGGCTGGTGGAGGGGGATTTCTTTGCCGGCGCCCAGGGCGAGGGGTTCGATCCGGATCGGCCGGGGCGGCGCTTCGACGCGATCCTCGCGGATATCGACCATGCCCCGGACCACCTGCTCGACCAGCGCAGCGACAGCTTCTACCAGGTCGACGGGCTGCGCGCGCTGGCGCGGCATCTGAAGCCGGGCGGCATCTTCGGCCTATGGTCGAACGAGGCCGCGGAAGAGCGTTTTCTGGACCGGCTGGGCGCAGTCTTTGCCGAAGCCTGGGCCGAGCCGGTGACCTTCGACAATCCGCTGACGGGCCAGCCCTTCACGCAGACGGTTTATCTTGCGCGGGCAGGGACGGCATGA